The Dioscorea cayenensis subsp. rotundata cultivar TDr96_F1 chromosome 19, TDr96_F1_v2_PseudoChromosome.rev07_lg8_w22 25.fasta, whole genome shotgun sequence genome includes a window with the following:
- the LOC120250494 gene encoding protein argonaute 1B-like isoform X1, with protein MAFGYEEGPLHHVATMVRKRRTELPGTGEASEPQESSGGSGRGVPQPPGERTPIPQHGGGGRSWGSGSSQQSQQGGRGGGYYHSRGGGQPRGGMVTQHPGGPPSELQGRGGAQSHGGMVPRQPGGLPPEFQGRGGPRPRGGTPPRQYHGGRRGGGAGPSSSRGSSSFPGPSGPSAPELHQATQAPHQALPPLQSQASSSSQPPEVAVQQQLQQLSIQGESSSSIIIQPATTVVASSKSMRFPLRPGKGSYGDRCVVKANHFFAELPDKDLHQYDVTITPEITSRGVNRAVMEQLVKLYRESHLGGRLPAYDGRKSLYTAGPLPFTSRTFEITLYDEEDGAAGGQRRERPFKVVIKFAARADLHHLELFLSGKQAEAPQEALQVLDIVLRELPTARYLPVGRSFYSPDLGRRQALGEGLESWRGFYQSIRPTQMGLSLNIDMSSTAFIEPLPVIDFVTQLLNKDVSARPLSDADRVKIKKALRGVKVEVTHRGNMRRKYRISGLTSQATRELTFPVDERGTMKSVVQYFQETYGFSIQHATLPCLQVGNQQRPNYLPMEVCKIVEGQRYSKRLNEKQITALLKVTCQRPQERERDIMKTVHHNAYHDDPYAREFGIKISEKLASVEARILPAPWLKYHDTGREKDVLPRVGQWNMMNKKMVNGGRVNNWACINFSRNVQDNLARGFCHELAQMCHISGMDFALEPILPPSSSRPEHVERALKARYNDVMNKLKPEGKELDLLIVILPDNNGSLYSDLKRICETDLGLVSQCCLTKHVFKMSKQYLANVALKINVKVGGRNTVLMDALTRRIPLVSDRPTIIFGADVTHPHPGEDSSPSIAAVVASQDWPEVTKYTSRVSAQAHRQELIQDLFKVWQDPQRGTLSGGMIKDLLISFKRATGQKPQRIIFFRDGVSEGQFYQVLLYELDAIRKACASLEPNYQPPVTFVVVQKRHHTRLFANNHADQRSVDKSGNILPGTVVDSKICHPTEFDFYLCSHAGIQGTSRPAHYHVLWDENKFTADQLQSLINNLCYTYARCTRSVSIVPPAYYAHLAAFRARCYMEPETSDSGSMASGAVGRGAPVASRSRVPGSAAVRPLPALKENVKRVMFYC; from the exons atgGCCTTTGGCTATGAAGAAGGCCCTCTTCACCATG TTGCTACCATGGTTAGGAAGAGGAGAACTGAACTGCCAGGGACTGGGGAGGCCTCTGAGCCACAGGAGTCTAGTGGGGGCAGTGGACGAGGTGTTCCTCAGCCTCCAGGTGAAAGGACTCCAATCCCTCAACATGGGGGTGGGGGACGGAGTTGGGGCTCAGGTAGTTCGCAACAGTCCCAACAAGGCGGCCGTGGTGGTGGATATTACCACAGCCGTGGTGGTGGTCAGCCACGTGGTGGGATGGTCACTCAACATCCTGGTGGCCCACCTTCTGAACTCCAGGGTCGAGGTGGTGCTCAATCACATGGCGGAATGGTGCCTCGTCAGCCTGGTGGGCTGCCTCCTGAATTCCAGGGTCGAGGTGGTCCTCGACCACGGGGTGGGACGCCACCGCGCCAGTATCATGGAGGTCGCAGGGGTGGTGGTGCTGGTCCCAGCAGTAGCCGTGGATCCTCTTCCTTTCCTGGTCCATCCGGGCCATCAGCACCCGAGCTGCACCAAGCAACCCAAGCTCCACATCAAGCTTTGCCACCATTGCAATCACAAGCCAGTTCTTCATCTCAGCCACCTGAAGTTGCTGTTCAGCAGCAACTTCAGCAGCTTTCAATTCAAGGAGAGTCTTCGTCAAGCATTATAATCCAGCCAGCTACTACAGTTGTTGCATCCAGTAAATCAATGAGATTTCCTCTGCGTCCTGGAAAGGGTAGTTATGGGGACAGATGTGTGGTCAAAGCAAATCATTTTTTTGCCGAACTTCCTGATAAAGATCTCCATCAATATGAT GTTACAATAACTCCTGAAATAACATCTCGTGGTGTGAATCGAGCTGTCATGGAACAACTGGTTAAGCTATACAGAGAGTCTCACTTAGGAGGTCGCCTTCCAGCTTATGACGGGCGAAAAAGTCTTTACACAGCTGGGCCCCTGCCTTTTACTTCGAGAACCTTTGAAATCACCCTTTATGATGAGGAAGATGGTGCTGCGGGTGGTCAGAG GAGGGAAAGACCATTCAAGGTTGTAATCAAGTTCGCTGCCCGTGCTGATCTCCACCATTTAGAGCTGTTTTTATCTGGGAAACAAGCTGAAGCTCCTCAAGAAGCTCTTCAAGTTCTTGACATTGTTCTTCGCGAATTGCCTACTGCAAG ATATTTACCGGTTGGCCGTTCATTTTATTCTCCTGACCTTGGGAGAAGGCAAGCTCTTGGTGAGGGCTTAGAAAGCTGGCGTGGGTTTTACCAGAGCATCCGCCCTACGCAAATGGGGCTGTCACTTAATATTG ACATGTCATCCACGGCTTTTATTGAGCCACTTCCAGTTATTGACTTTGTCACCCAGCTTCTGAACAAAGATGTCTCTGCCAGACCATTGTCAGATGCTGATCGAGTGAAG ATCAAGAAAGCTTTGAGAGGGGTCAAGGTTGAGGTTACACATCGTGGGAATATGCGCCGAAAGTACCGTATATCTGGTTTAACATCTCAAGCTACGAGAGAGCTGAC GTTTCCTGTTGATGAAAGAGGAACCATGAAGTCTGTGGTGCAATATTTTCAAGAGACTTATGGTTTCAGCATTCAGCATGCAACATTACCTTGCTTGCAAGTGGGAAATCAACAGAGGCCAAATTATCTACCGATGGAG GTATGCAAGATTGTTGAAGGCCAAAGGTACTCCAAGAGGTTGAACGAGAAACAGATTACTGCACTTCTTAAGGTGACCTGCCAACGCCCACAGGAACGAGAGCGTGATATTATGAAG ACTGTCCACCACAACGCATATCATGATGATCCCTATGCAAGGGAATTTGGAATCAAGATCAGTGAGAAACTTGCTTCTGTTGAGGCACGGATTTTGCCTGCACCATGG CTCAAATACCATGATACTGGCAGAGAGAAAGATGTTTTGCCCCGGGTTGGCCAATGGAATATGATGAATAAG AAAATGGTCAATGGTGGAAGGGTAAATAATTGGGCATGCATTAACTTTTCGCGAAATGTACAAGATAATCTTGCACGTGGTTTTTGTCATGAGCTGGCTCAGATGTGCCATATATCTGGAATG GATTTTGCTTTAGAGCCTATTCTTCCACCATCAAGTTCCCGACCTGAGCACGTGGAACGAGCTTTAAAAGCGAGATATAATGATGTCATGAACAAACTCAAACCTGAGGGCAAAGAACTTGATTTGCTTATTGTAATTCTTCCTGACAATAATGGTTCTCTTTACA GTGATCTTAAACGGATTTGCGAGACGGATCTTGGATTGGTCTCACAGTGCTGTCTAACTAAGCATGTATTTAAGATGAGCAAACAATATTTAGCTAATGTTGCTCTTAAGATAAACGTGAAG GTTGGTGGAAGAAACACAGTACTCATGGATGCTCTGACAAGGCGTATACCTCTTGTCAGTGATAGGCCAACCATAATATTTGGGGCAGATGTTACTCATCCTCATCCAGGGGAGGACTCCAGCCCCTCCATAGCTGCT GTTGTTGCTTCTCAAGATTGGCCAGAGGTCACAAAGTATACTAGTAGGGTGAGCGCTCAAGCCCATCGGCAAGAACTGATACAAGATTTATTTAAAGTCTGGCAAGATCCCCAAAGAGGAACTCTTAGCGGTGGCATGATAAA GGATCTCCTTATCTCCTTCAAACGAGCAACTGGTCAGAAACCTCAGCGTATTATATTCTTCAG GGATGGTGTTTCTGAGGGTCAATTCTATCAAGTGCTACTGTATGAGCTTGACGCAATACGAAAG GCATGCGCTTCTTTGGAGCCTAATTATCAGCCTCCAGTGACTTTCGTGGTTGTGCAAAAGCGCCATCATACCCGACTATTTGCAAATAACCATGCAGATCAGCGCTCTGTTGATAAGAGTGGAAATATATTACCTG GCACCGTTGTTGATTCCAAGATTTGCCATCCAACTGAGTTCGACTTCTACTTGTGCAGCCATGCTGGCATACAA GGTACAAGCCGCCCTGCTCATTACCATGTTTTATGGGATGAGAACAAGTTCACTGCAGACCAACTCCAGTCCCTTATCAACAATCTATGCTACAC TTATGCGAGGTGCACAAGATCAGTATCTATTG TGCCACCCGCTTACTACGCTCACTTGGCTGCTTTTCGAGCTCGTTGTTACATGGAGCCAGAGACTTCTGATAGTGGATCAATGGCAAGTGGTGCGGTTGGTCGAGGTGCTCCTGTAGCAAGCCGCAGCCGTGTCCCGGGTTCCGCCGCCGTGAGGCCCCTTCCTGCACTAAAGGAAAATGTTAAGAGAGTCATGTTCTATTGCTAA
- the LOC120250494 gene encoding protein argonaute 1B-like isoform X2: MVRKRRTELPGTGEASEPQESSGGSGRGVPQPPGERTPIPQHGGGGRSWGSGSSQQSQQGGRGGGYYHSRGGGQPRGGMVTQHPGGPPSELQGRGGAQSHGGMVPRQPGGLPPEFQGRGGPRPRGGTPPRQYHGGRRGGGAGPSSSRGSSSFPGPSGPSAPELHQATQAPHQALPPLQSQASSSSQPPEVAVQQQLQQLSIQGESSSSIIIQPATTVVASSKSMRFPLRPGKGSYGDRCVVKANHFFAELPDKDLHQYDVTITPEITSRGVNRAVMEQLVKLYRESHLGGRLPAYDGRKSLYTAGPLPFTSRTFEITLYDEEDGAAGGQRRERPFKVVIKFAARADLHHLELFLSGKQAEAPQEALQVLDIVLRELPTARYLPVGRSFYSPDLGRRQALGEGLESWRGFYQSIRPTQMGLSLNIDMSSTAFIEPLPVIDFVTQLLNKDVSARPLSDADRVKIKKALRGVKVEVTHRGNMRRKYRISGLTSQATRELTFPVDERGTMKSVVQYFQETYGFSIQHATLPCLQVGNQQRPNYLPMEVCKIVEGQRYSKRLNEKQITALLKVTCQRPQERERDIMKTVHHNAYHDDPYAREFGIKISEKLASVEARILPAPWLKYHDTGREKDVLPRVGQWNMMNKKMVNGGRVNNWACINFSRNVQDNLARGFCHELAQMCHISGMDFALEPILPPSSSRPEHVERALKARYNDVMNKLKPEGKELDLLIVILPDNNGSLYSDLKRICETDLGLVSQCCLTKHVFKMSKQYLANVALKINVKVGGRNTVLMDALTRRIPLVSDRPTIIFGADVTHPHPGEDSSPSIAAVVASQDWPEVTKYTSRVSAQAHRQELIQDLFKVWQDPQRGTLSGGMIKDLLISFKRATGQKPQRIIFFRDGVSEGQFYQVLLYELDAIRKACASLEPNYQPPVTFVVVQKRHHTRLFANNHADQRSVDKSGNILPGTVVDSKICHPTEFDFYLCSHAGIQGTSRPAHYHVLWDENKFTADQLQSLINNLCYTYARCTRSVSIVPPAYYAHLAAFRARCYMEPETSDSGSMASGAVGRGAPVASRSRVPGSAAVRPLPALKENVKRVMFYC; encoded by the exons ATGGTTAGGAAGAGGAGAACTGAACTGCCAGGGACTGGGGAGGCCTCTGAGCCACAGGAGTCTAGTGGGGGCAGTGGACGAGGTGTTCCTCAGCCTCCAGGTGAAAGGACTCCAATCCCTCAACATGGGGGTGGGGGACGGAGTTGGGGCTCAGGTAGTTCGCAACAGTCCCAACAAGGCGGCCGTGGTGGTGGATATTACCACAGCCGTGGTGGTGGTCAGCCACGTGGTGGGATGGTCACTCAACATCCTGGTGGCCCACCTTCTGAACTCCAGGGTCGAGGTGGTGCTCAATCACATGGCGGAATGGTGCCTCGTCAGCCTGGTGGGCTGCCTCCTGAATTCCAGGGTCGAGGTGGTCCTCGACCACGGGGTGGGACGCCACCGCGCCAGTATCATGGAGGTCGCAGGGGTGGTGGTGCTGGTCCCAGCAGTAGCCGTGGATCCTCTTCCTTTCCTGGTCCATCCGGGCCATCAGCACCCGAGCTGCACCAAGCAACCCAAGCTCCACATCAAGCTTTGCCACCATTGCAATCACAAGCCAGTTCTTCATCTCAGCCACCTGAAGTTGCTGTTCAGCAGCAACTTCAGCAGCTTTCAATTCAAGGAGAGTCTTCGTCAAGCATTATAATCCAGCCAGCTACTACAGTTGTTGCATCCAGTAAATCAATGAGATTTCCTCTGCGTCCTGGAAAGGGTAGTTATGGGGACAGATGTGTGGTCAAAGCAAATCATTTTTTTGCCGAACTTCCTGATAAAGATCTCCATCAATATGAT GTTACAATAACTCCTGAAATAACATCTCGTGGTGTGAATCGAGCTGTCATGGAACAACTGGTTAAGCTATACAGAGAGTCTCACTTAGGAGGTCGCCTTCCAGCTTATGACGGGCGAAAAAGTCTTTACACAGCTGGGCCCCTGCCTTTTACTTCGAGAACCTTTGAAATCACCCTTTATGATGAGGAAGATGGTGCTGCGGGTGGTCAGAG GAGGGAAAGACCATTCAAGGTTGTAATCAAGTTCGCTGCCCGTGCTGATCTCCACCATTTAGAGCTGTTTTTATCTGGGAAACAAGCTGAAGCTCCTCAAGAAGCTCTTCAAGTTCTTGACATTGTTCTTCGCGAATTGCCTACTGCAAG ATATTTACCGGTTGGCCGTTCATTTTATTCTCCTGACCTTGGGAGAAGGCAAGCTCTTGGTGAGGGCTTAGAAAGCTGGCGTGGGTTTTACCAGAGCATCCGCCCTACGCAAATGGGGCTGTCACTTAATATTG ACATGTCATCCACGGCTTTTATTGAGCCACTTCCAGTTATTGACTTTGTCACCCAGCTTCTGAACAAAGATGTCTCTGCCAGACCATTGTCAGATGCTGATCGAGTGAAG ATCAAGAAAGCTTTGAGAGGGGTCAAGGTTGAGGTTACACATCGTGGGAATATGCGCCGAAAGTACCGTATATCTGGTTTAACATCTCAAGCTACGAGAGAGCTGAC GTTTCCTGTTGATGAAAGAGGAACCATGAAGTCTGTGGTGCAATATTTTCAAGAGACTTATGGTTTCAGCATTCAGCATGCAACATTACCTTGCTTGCAAGTGGGAAATCAACAGAGGCCAAATTATCTACCGATGGAG GTATGCAAGATTGTTGAAGGCCAAAGGTACTCCAAGAGGTTGAACGAGAAACAGATTACTGCACTTCTTAAGGTGACCTGCCAACGCCCACAGGAACGAGAGCGTGATATTATGAAG ACTGTCCACCACAACGCATATCATGATGATCCCTATGCAAGGGAATTTGGAATCAAGATCAGTGAGAAACTTGCTTCTGTTGAGGCACGGATTTTGCCTGCACCATGG CTCAAATACCATGATACTGGCAGAGAGAAAGATGTTTTGCCCCGGGTTGGCCAATGGAATATGATGAATAAG AAAATGGTCAATGGTGGAAGGGTAAATAATTGGGCATGCATTAACTTTTCGCGAAATGTACAAGATAATCTTGCACGTGGTTTTTGTCATGAGCTGGCTCAGATGTGCCATATATCTGGAATG GATTTTGCTTTAGAGCCTATTCTTCCACCATCAAGTTCCCGACCTGAGCACGTGGAACGAGCTTTAAAAGCGAGATATAATGATGTCATGAACAAACTCAAACCTGAGGGCAAAGAACTTGATTTGCTTATTGTAATTCTTCCTGACAATAATGGTTCTCTTTACA GTGATCTTAAACGGATTTGCGAGACGGATCTTGGATTGGTCTCACAGTGCTGTCTAACTAAGCATGTATTTAAGATGAGCAAACAATATTTAGCTAATGTTGCTCTTAAGATAAACGTGAAG GTTGGTGGAAGAAACACAGTACTCATGGATGCTCTGACAAGGCGTATACCTCTTGTCAGTGATAGGCCAACCATAATATTTGGGGCAGATGTTACTCATCCTCATCCAGGGGAGGACTCCAGCCCCTCCATAGCTGCT GTTGTTGCTTCTCAAGATTGGCCAGAGGTCACAAAGTATACTAGTAGGGTGAGCGCTCAAGCCCATCGGCAAGAACTGATACAAGATTTATTTAAAGTCTGGCAAGATCCCCAAAGAGGAACTCTTAGCGGTGGCATGATAAA GGATCTCCTTATCTCCTTCAAACGAGCAACTGGTCAGAAACCTCAGCGTATTATATTCTTCAG GGATGGTGTTTCTGAGGGTCAATTCTATCAAGTGCTACTGTATGAGCTTGACGCAATACGAAAG GCATGCGCTTCTTTGGAGCCTAATTATCAGCCTCCAGTGACTTTCGTGGTTGTGCAAAAGCGCCATCATACCCGACTATTTGCAAATAACCATGCAGATCAGCGCTCTGTTGATAAGAGTGGAAATATATTACCTG GCACCGTTGTTGATTCCAAGATTTGCCATCCAACTGAGTTCGACTTCTACTTGTGCAGCCATGCTGGCATACAA GGTACAAGCCGCCCTGCTCATTACCATGTTTTATGGGATGAGAACAAGTTCACTGCAGACCAACTCCAGTCCCTTATCAACAATCTATGCTACAC TTATGCGAGGTGCACAAGATCAGTATCTATTG TGCCACCCGCTTACTACGCTCACTTGGCTGCTTTTCGAGCTCGTTGTTACATGGAGCCAGAGACTTCTGATAGTGGATCAATGGCAAGTGGTGCGGTTGGTCGAGGTGCTCCTGTAGCAAGCCGCAGCCGTGTCCCGGGTTCCGCCGCCGTGAGGCCCCTTCCTGCACTAAAGGAAAATGTTAAGAGAGTCATGTTCTATTGCTAA